A region from the Vicia villosa cultivar HV-30 ecotype Madison, WI linkage group LG3, Vvil1.0, whole genome shotgun sequence genome encodes:
- the LOC131660543 gene encoding ubiquitin carboxyl-terminal hydrolase 26-like: MSRPITRSKNKKLKQDDDGVCTSEIWRKIHETGVVTEDDINQLYMICKPVCSGCRVNTKDNPNCFCGLVPPLNGARKSGLWEKVSDFVESLGPDPNKDLRASDDSPAGLTNLGATCYANGILQCLYMNKLFREGMFSVEPDVLRRQPVLDQLARLFAQLQGSKLAFVDSSPFVKTLELDNGVQQDSHEFLTLLLSLLERCLSHSKVPKARTIVQDLFRGSVSHVTTCSQCGRDSEASSKTEDFYELELNVKGLKSLDESLDDYLTVEELHGDNQYFCESCNTRVDATRSIKLCTLPDVLNFQLKRCVFLPKTTTKKKITSAFSFPVQLDMRHRLYELSQFDLVYDLSAVLIHKGSGVNSGHYIAHIKDKNTGQWWEFDDEHVTNLGNHPFGEGSSSSTTKSVATDATRSDCSEARIAECNGNGLNTTHSQSSLMETFSSCDAYMLMYHLKHTKNISENGGIVCGANHREIEGVVASARDDVSLPSHLYDEIQNFNASYLDACQQYSHGKELELNRITDRRQEVRSVLAEAPVPPLERPFYWISSDWLRQWADNIIPTSIDNTVIQCLHGKVPVSKVTSIKRLSAKAWDKLFSKYGGMPTLSHDDHCRDCLIHGAQTVVSADTYRGRRESLKSLARDVLDGNCPDGKYFISRPWLQQWWKRKVLDAPSEADAGITAAISCPHGLLMPEQAPGAKRVLIPETFWLFLYEDAISVKPDDALGGLILPSGSTECSQCINELSEAACLEDSLRSVKQKQRQNHEKLFHAKSMPLSADCKYFLLPSSWISKWRNYISPSFKNPDIPETLDGVIDSLMCEKHSQLVERPPQLVFRRGAIFQRESSAGGLTIIPENDWICFCEEWGGTKTKGISATIEHINYSENFLTGSSDKMLVCEDQLQTGDKVKNENGTGSEQILIKTCPKVCESCIGEKESCELMHKLNYCNEDISVILVRGKEVPKSILEASKGLTETDRRVSKRSRKTKNGNSASLKVSASTSLYQLKMMIWESFGVVKENQILHKADRIIDIEDETATLADANIFAGDQIIVRDSEIHENRDIADELCSDKMELQHTEEGFRGTLLTANISSQVV, translated from the exons ATGAGTAGACCGATCACccggagcaaaaataaaaaactaaaacagGATGATGATGGTGTCTGCACTAGTGAAATTTGGAG GAAAATTCACGAAACCGGTGTGGTTACTGAGGATGATATTAATCAACTGTATATGATTTGTAAACCGGTTTGTTCCGGCTGCCGTGTCAATACGAAAGATAATCCGAATTGCTTTTGTGGATTGGTTCCGCCTTTAAATGGAGCTAGGAAGTCTGGTTTATGGGAGAAGGTGTCGGATTTCGTTGAAAGTCTTGGCCCTGATCCGAACAAGGATCTTCGTGCTTCTGATGATTCGCCTGCAGGTTTAACGAATCTAGGGGCAACGTGTTATGCGAATGGAATACTGCAGTGTTTGTACATGAATAAGTTATTCCGAGAAGGGATGTTTTCTGTGGAGCCGGATGTTTTAAGGCGACAACCGGTGTTAGATCAATTAGCGAGACTTTTTGCGCAGTTGCAAGGTAGTAAATTGGCTTTTGTAGATTCTTCTCCGTTTGTGAAGACGCTGGAGTTGGATAATGGAGTTCAGCAGGATAGCCATGAGTTTTTGACGTTGCTTCTGTCGTTGCTTGAGCGTTGTCTGAGTCATTCCAAAGTTCCGAAGGCTAGAACAATAGTTCAAGATCTTTTCCGCGGAAGTGTGTCTCATGTGACAAC GTGCTCACAATGTGGAAGAGATTCTGAAGCTTCTTCCAAAACAGAAGATTTCTATGAGTTGGAGTTGAATGTCAAGGGATTGAAAAGTTTAGATGAGAGCCTGGATGATTACCTAACTGTTGAAGAGCTTCATGGAGACAATCAATATTTTTGTGAGTCATGCAACACAAGAGTTGATGCTACTCGCAGCATCAAGCTGTGTACCCTACCTGATGTACTTAATTTTCAACTTAAACGTTGTGTCTTTCTTCCAAAG ACTactacaaaaaagaaaattacttcTGCATTTTCATTTCCTGTGCAACTTGATATGCGGCATAGACTGTATGAGTTATCTCAGTTTGATTTGGTGTATGACTTGTCAGCTGTACTGATTCACAAGGGATCCGGTGTTAATAGTGGCCATTACATCGCTCACATCAAGGACAAAAATACGGGGCAGTGGTGGGAATTTGATGATGAACACGTTACTAATTTAGGTAACCATCCATTTGGCGAAGGATCTTCTAGTTCTACTACTAAATCCGTTGCAACTGATGCAACTCGCTCTGACTGTTCTGAAGCAAGGATAGCTGAATGTAATGGAAACGGTTTAAACACCACTCATTCACAGTCTTCACTTATGGAAACATTTTCTTCTTGTGATGCTTACATGTTGATGTACCATCTTAAACATACAAAAAATATAAGTGAAAATGGGGGTATAGTTTGTGGAGCTAACCATAGAGAAATAGAAGGCGTTGTAGCTAGTGCACGAGACGATGTTTCTCTTCCTTCTCATCTTTATGatgaaattcaaaattttaatgcCTCATATCTTGATGCTTGTCAACAATACAGTCATGGGAAAGAGTTAGAGCTGAATCGTATTACTGATAGGAGACAAGAAGTTCGATCTGTGTTGGCTGAAGCTCCTGTTCCACCTTTAGAGCGACCTTTTTATTGGATTTCTAGTGATTGGCTTCGCCAGTGGGCTGACAACATTATTCCAAC TTCTATTGACAACACAGTCATCCAATGTTTACATGGGAAAGTCCCAGTTTCAAAGGTTACCTCAATAAAGCGACTGTCTGCCAAAGCATGGGATAAGTTGTTTTCCAAG TATGGTGGGATGCCAACACTGTCTCATGATGATCATTGTCGGGATTGTCTGATACACGGGGCTCAGACAGTGGTATCAGCTGACACCTATCGGGGTAGAAGAGAATCATTGAAGTCACTTGCACGGGATGTTCTTGATGGGAATTGTCCAGATGGAAAGTATTTCATATCCAGACCATG GTTGCAGCAGTGGTGGAAAAGAAAAGTCCTTGATGCTCCATCTGAAGCTGATGCTGGAATAACAGCGGCTATTAGTTGTCCACATGGTCTATTGATGCCTGAGCAAGCTCCTGGTGCTAAACGGGTGCTTATTCCTGAGACTTTTTGGCTCTTCTTATATGAAGATGCTATTTCTGTAAAACCTGATGATGCTTTAGGTGGCCTGATTCTTCCTTCAGGTTCTACAGAGTGTTCCCAATGCATTAATGAATTATCTGAAGCAGCATGCTTGGAGGATTCTTTGAG GTCAGTTAAACAAAAGCAGCGCCAGAATCATGAGAAATTATTCCATGCTAAAAGTATGCCTCTCTCTGCGGATTGTAAATATTTCTTGCTGCCTTCTTCATGGATTTCAAAATGGAGAAATTACATCAGTCCATCATTCAAGAATCCAGATATACCTGAAACTTTAGACGGGGTAATTGATTCACTGATGTGTGAAAAG CACTCTCAACTTGTTGAAAGACCTCCTCAACTGGTTTTCAGACGCGGTGCTATATTCCAGAGAGAATCTTCT GCAGGTGGCTTAACTATCATACCGGAGAATGATTGGATATGCTTTTGTGAAGAATGGGGTGGTACCAAGACCAAAGGGATATCGGCAACAATTGAGCATATTAATTATTCAGAGAACTTTTTGACTGGGTCCAGTGACAAGATGTTGGTATGCGAAGATCAGTTACAGACAGGGGATAAAGTGAAAAATGAAAATGGAACTGGAAGTGAACAAATTTTGATCAAGACTTGTCCCAAG GTTTGTGAAAGTTGCATTGGCGAAAAAGAAAGCTGTGAATTAATGCATAAACTTAACTATTGCAATGAGGACATAAGTGTAATTCTTGTACGTGGTAAGGAGGTACCTAAATCAATCTTGGAGGCCTCAAAGGGATTAACTGAAACAGATCGGCGGGTTTCCAAGCGCTCCCGGAAGACTAAAAATGGGAATTCAGCTAGTCTAAAAGTTTCTGCTTCAACATCACTATACCAGTTGAAGATGATGATATGGGAATCTTTTGGG GTTGTCAAGGAAAACCAGATACTACATAAAGCTGATAGGATAATTGATATTGAAGATGAGACTGCTACCCTTGCAGATGCAAATATATTTGCCGGAGATCAGATTATAGTGAGGGATTCTGAGATCCATGAGAATCGAGATATTGCTG